In Mercurialis annua linkage group LG5, ddMerAnnu1.2, whole genome shotgun sequence, a single genomic region encodes these proteins:
- the LOC126680039 gene encoding vacuolar sorting protein 3 isoform X3, with product MAKPIPPHRTLLQPHSTFDLSSYSPTSSIQSLSLSHSQTLIYLATSSGSLFLLSTNPISFLRSVSVTDSSPIESILLLSDIGKVLLLCDGSLFLVDSLLSHPVKKLTFLKGVSAISKRIRTGEADCTDLVLPANLESSTPSQRLFNKLGGGLKANGVKSNHTVQGNNVFALVIGRKLILVELVFTDNRVGETDKEVDSLNGSLLILKEIQCIDGVKTVVWLNDSIIVGTVKGYSLYSCVTGQSGVIFTLPDVSSSPPQLKFLWKEKKVLMLVDVVGIVVDEHGQPVGGSLVFRGCPDSIGELSSCVVLVRDGKMEVYSKRSGRCIQTFTFGSEGVGPCIVANEEGGNGGLLVVATPTKVICYSKVPPEEQIKGLLRKKNFKEAISLVEELESEGEMSNEMLSFVHAQVGFLLLFDLHFEEAVNHFLQSETMQPSEVFSFIMRDPNRWSLLVPRNRYWGLHPPPAPLEEVVDDGLMAIQRAIFLRKAGVDAAVDDDFILNPPNRSELLESAIKNIIRYLEICREKELALSVREGVDTLLMYLYRALDRVDDMERLASSVNNCIVEELETLLDDSGNLRTLAFLYASKGMSSKALAIWRILARNYSSGLWEDPVLESDLHEGSKKIPSGKEIAAIEASKILEELSDQDLVLQHLGWIADINPVLAVDVLTSKKRVNQLSPDEVIAAIDPKKVEILQSYLQWLIEDQDSTDTQFHTLYALSLAKSAIESFTLESVSVNPDDQREHEANVSDLSRNSFLQSPVRERLQIFLLSSDLFDPEEVLDLIEGSELWLEKAILYRKLGQETLVLQILALKLEDCEAAEQYCAEIGRPDAYMQLLDMYLDPQNGKEPMFKAAVRLLHNHGESLDPLQVLETLSPEMPLQLASDTILRMLRARLHHHLQAKMLMQDLQDWRKDPGMCRLMMRAFVIHVMHALALNYLLCIQTILLSVISVFGA from the exons ATGGCGAAACCAATCCCTCCCCATCGAACCCTTCTCCAACCTCACTCTACCTTCGACCTCTCTTCTTACTCTCCCACTTCCTCAATCCAATCTCTCTCACTCTCCCATTCCCAAACCCTAATCTACCTCGCAACTTCCTCCGGATCCCTCTTCTTACTCTCCACTAACCCTATTTCCTTTCTCCGAAGTGTTTCTGTTACCGATTCTTCTCCAATTGAATCTATTCTCCTGCTTTCCGATATCGGAAAAGTTTTACTTCTCTGCGACGGTTCCTTGTTTTTAGTCGACTCTCTATTATCCCACCCTGTTAAGAAATTGACCTTTCTTAAGGGCGTTTCCGCCATTTCCAAGAGAATTCGAACCGGTGAAGCGGATTGTACGGATTTAGTTTTGCCTGCTAATTTGGAGTCCTCCACTCCCAGTCAGcgcctttttaacaaattaggAGGTGGGCTTAAAGCTAATGGTGTTAAATCGAACCACACAGTGCAAGGTAACAATGTTTTTGCTCTTGTTATTGGTAGGAAGTTGATCCTGGTAGAGCTTGTTTTTACGGATAATCGAGTTGGCGAGACTGATAAAGAGGTTGATAGTTTAAATGGGTCCTTGCTGATTTTGAAAGAGATTCAGTGTATTGATGGGGTTAAGACAGTTGTGTGGCTTAATGACTCTATTATTGTGGGTACTGTTAAAGGTTATAGTTTGTATTCTTGTGTTACTGGACAAAGTGGGGTTATATTTACGTTGCCAGATGTGTCTAGTAGTCCGCCGCAGCTTAAGTTTTTGTGGAAGGAGAAGAAGGTGCTTATGTTGGTCGACGTTGTCGGAATTGTTGTTGATGAGCATGGACAGCCAGTTGGAGGGAGCTTAGTTTTTCGCGGATGTCCTGATTCTATTGGAGAATTATCATCTTGTGTTGTGCTTGTGAGAGATGGGAAGATGGAGGTATATAGTAAGAGATCAGGGCGTTGTATTCAGACTTTTACTTTTGGTTCTGAAGGCGTTGGACCGTGTATTGTTGCGAATGAGGAAGGTGGAAACGGAGGACTTCTTGTTGTTGCAACGCCCACCAAG GTTATCTGCTACTCCAAAGTGCCACCTGAAGAACAAATCAAAGGTCTATTGAGGAAAAAGAACTTTAAGGAAGCCATCTCCTTGGTGGAGGAGCTGGAATCTGAAGGTGAAATGTCTAATGAAATGCTGTCCTTTGTTCATGCTCAAGTGGGTTTCCTCTTGCTTTTTGACTTGCATTTTGAGGAAGCAGTGAATCACTTTTTGCAGTCAGAGACTATGCAGCCTTCAGAagtattttcatttataatgcGAGATCCGAACCGGTGGTCGCTGCTG GTACCTAGGAACCGATATTGGGGCTTGCATCCTCCCCCTGCTCCTCTTGAAGAAGTTGTTGATGATGGATTGATGGCCATCCAAAGAGCTATTTTCCTCAGGAAAGCAGGTGTTGATGCGGCAGTAGatgatgattttatattgaATCCACCAAATAGATCTGAGTTACTTGAATCAGCAATCAAAAACATCATAAG GTATTTAGAAATTTGTCGTGAGAAAGAGTTGGCTTTGTCGGTGCGAGAGGGAGTTGACACACTTTTAATGTATCTCTATAGAGCCTTAGACAGGGTAGATGATATGGAGAGGCTTGCATCTTCAGTAAACAATTGTATTGTG GAGGAGTTAGAAACTCTATTAGATGACTCTGGGAATTTGCGGACGCTTGCCTTCTTATATGCAAGTAAAGGAATGAGTTCAAAGGCTCTTGCCATATGGCGGATTCTAGCAAGAAACTATTCTTCTGGTCTATGGGAAGATCCTGTCCTGGAATCTGACTTGCATGAGGGCAGTAAAAAAATTCCATCTGGTAAAGAGATTGCTGCAATTGAGGCATCTAAAATTCTGGAGGAATTGTCTGATCAGGATTTGGTTTTGCAGCATCTTGGATGG ATTGCAGATATTAATCCAGTACTTGCAGTTGATGTTTTGACTTCAAAGAAACGAGTAAATCAACTTTCACCAG ACGAAGTGATTGCTGCCATCGATCCAAAAAAGGTTGAAATCTTACAAAG TTATCTCCAGTGGTTGATTGAAGATCAGGACTCAACTGACACCCAATTTCATACACTGTATGCTCTCTCACTTGCAAAGTCAGCAATTGAATCCTTCACATTGGAAAGTGTTTCTGTGAACCCTGATGATCAAAGGGAACATGAGGCAAATGTTTCTGATTTAAGTAGAAATTCATTCTTACAAAGTCCTGTAAGAGAAAGGTTACagatatttttattatcatcAGACCTATTTGATCCAGAAGAGGTACTTGACTTGATTGAAGGATCAGAACTGTGGCTTGAAAAG GCCATTCTATACAGAAAATTAGGGCAAGAGACATTGGTGCTACAAATTTTGGCCCT GAAGCTGGAGGACTGTGAAGCTGCGGAACAATATTGTGCAGAAATTGGCAGACCTGATGCATATATGCA GTTACTCGACATGTATTTGGATCCACAAAATGGCAAGGAGCCTATGTTCAAGGCGGCTGTTCGTCTTCTGCATAACCATGGAGAATCATTGGATCCCTTGCAAGTATTAGAG ACACTGTCTCCAGAAATGCCCCTCCAACTTGCATCAGATACCATATTGCGGATGTTGAGGGCCCGGCTCCATCATCATTTGCAAGCAAAA
- the LOC126680039 gene encoding vacuolar sorting protein 3 isoform X1, which produces MAKPIPPHRTLLQPHSTFDLSSYSPTSSIQSLSLSHSQTLIYLATSSGSLFLLSTNPISFLRSVSVTDSSPIESILLLSDIGKVLLLCDGSLFLVDSLLSHPVKKLTFLKGVSAISKRIRTGEADCTDLVLPANLESSTPSQRLFNKLGGGLKANGVKSNHTVQGNNVFALVIGRKLILVELVFTDNRVGETDKEVDSLNGSLLILKEIQCIDGVKTVVWLNDSIIVGTVKGYSLYSCVTGQSGVIFTLPDVSSSPPQLKFLWKEKKVLMLVDVVGIVVDEHGQPVGGSLVFRGCPDSIGELSSCVVLVRDGKMEVYSKRSGRCIQTFTFGSEGVGPCIVANEEGGNGGLLVVATPTKVICYSKVPPEEQIKGLLRKKNFKEAISLVEELESEGEMSNEMLSFVHAQVGFLLLFDLHFEEAVNHFLQSETMQPSEVFSFIMRDPNRWSLLVPRNRYWGLHPPPAPLEEVVDDGLMAIQRAIFLRKAGVDAAVDDDFILNPPNRSELLESAIKNIIRYLEICREKELALSVREGVDTLLMYLYRALDRVDDMERLASSVNNCIVEELETLLDDSGNLRTLAFLYASKGMSSKALAIWRILARNYSSGLWEDPVLESDLHEGSKKIPSGKEIAAIEASKILEELSDQDLVLQHLGWIADINPVLAVDVLTSKKRVNQLSPDEVIAAIDPKKVEILQSYLQWLIEDQDSTDTQFHTLYALSLAKSAIESFTLESVSVNPDDQREHEANVSDLSRNSFLQSPVRERLQIFLLSSDLFDPEEVLDLIEGSELWLEKAILYRKLGQETLVLQILALKLEDCEAAEQYCAEIGRPDAYMQLLDMYLDPQNGKEPMFKAAVRLLHNHGESLDPLQVLETLSPEMPLQLASDTILRMLRARLHHHLQAKIVHNLSRAIDVDARLARLEERSRNVQINDESLCDSCHARLGTKLFAMYPDDTVVCYKCFRRLGESTSVKGRNFKRDILFKPGWLVTQ; this is translated from the exons ATGGCGAAACCAATCCCTCCCCATCGAACCCTTCTCCAACCTCACTCTACCTTCGACCTCTCTTCTTACTCTCCCACTTCCTCAATCCAATCTCTCTCACTCTCCCATTCCCAAACCCTAATCTACCTCGCAACTTCCTCCGGATCCCTCTTCTTACTCTCCACTAACCCTATTTCCTTTCTCCGAAGTGTTTCTGTTACCGATTCTTCTCCAATTGAATCTATTCTCCTGCTTTCCGATATCGGAAAAGTTTTACTTCTCTGCGACGGTTCCTTGTTTTTAGTCGACTCTCTATTATCCCACCCTGTTAAGAAATTGACCTTTCTTAAGGGCGTTTCCGCCATTTCCAAGAGAATTCGAACCGGTGAAGCGGATTGTACGGATTTAGTTTTGCCTGCTAATTTGGAGTCCTCCACTCCCAGTCAGcgcctttttaacaaattaggAGGTGGGCTTAAAGCTAATGGTGTTAAATCGAACCACACAGTGCAAGGTAACAATGTTTTTGCTCTTGTTATTGGTAGGAAGTTGATCCTGGTAGAGCTTGTTTTTACGGATAATCGAGTTGGCGAGACTGATAAAGAGGTTGATAGTTTAAATGGGTCCTTGCTGATTTTGAAAGAGATTCAGTGTATTGATGGGGTTAAGACAGTTGTGTGGCTTAATGACTCTATTATTGTGGGTACTGTTAAAGGTTATAGTTTGTATTCTTGTGTTACTGGACAAAGTGGGGTTATATTTACGTTGCCAGATGTGTCTAGTAGTCCGCCGCAGCTTAAGTTTTTGTGGAAGGAGAAGAAGGTGCTTATGTTGGTCGACGTTGTCGGAATTGTTGTTGATGAGCATGGACAGCCAGTTGGAGGGAGCTTAGTTTTTCGCGGATGTCCTGATTCTATTGGAGAATTATCATCTTGTGTTGTGCTTGTGAGAGATGGGAAGATGGAGGTATATAGTAAGAGATCAGGGCGTTGTATTCAGACTTTTACTTTTGGTTCTGAAGGCGTTGGACCGTGTATTGTTGCGAATGAGGAAGGTGGAAACGGAGGACTTCTTGTTGTTGCAACGCCCACCAAG GTTATCTGCTACTCCAAAGTGCCACCTGAAGAACAAATCAAAGGTCTATTGAGGAAAAAGAACTTTAAGGAAGCCATCTCCTTGGTGGAGGAGCTGGAATCTGAAGGTGAAATGTCTAATGAAATGCTGTCCTTTGTTCATGCTCAAGTGGGTTTCCTCTTGCTTTTTGACTTGCATTTTGAGGAAGCAGTGAATCACTTTTTGCAGTCAGAGACTATGCAGCCTTCAGAagtattttcatttataatgcGAGATCCGAACCGGTGGTCGCTGCTG GTACCTAGGAACCGATATTGGGGCTTGCATCCTCCCCCTGCTCCTCTTGAAGAAGTTGTTGATGATGGATTGATGGCCATCCAAAGAGCTATTTTCCTCAGGAAAGCAGGTGTTGATGCGGCAGTAGatgatgattttatattgaATCCACCAAATAGATCTGAGTTACTTGAATCAGCAATCAAAAACATCATAAG GTATTTAGAAATTTGTCGTGAGAAAGAGTTGGCTTTGTCGGTGCGAGAGGGAGTTGACACACTTTTAATGTATCTCTATAGAGCCTTAGACAGGGTAGATGATATGGAGAGGCTTGCATCTTCAGTAAACAATTGTATTGTG GAGGAGTTAGAAACTCTATTAGATGACTCTGGGAATTTGCGGACGCTTGCCTTCTTATATGCAAGTAAAGGAATGAGTTCAAAGGCTCTTGCCATATGGCGGATTCTAGCAAGAAACTATTCTTCTGGTCTATGGGAAGATCCTGTCCTGGAATCTGACTTGCATGAGGGCAGTAAAAAAATTCCATCTGGTAAAGAGATTGCTGCAATTGAGGCATCTAAAATTCTGGAGGAATTGTCTGATCAGGATTTGGTTTTGCAGCATCTTGGATGG ATTGCAGATATTAATCCAGTACTTGCAGTTGATGTTTTGACTTCAAAGAAACGAGTAAATCAACTTTCACCAG ACGAAGTGATTGCTGCCATCGATCCAAAAAAGGTTGAAATCTTACAAAG TTATCTCCAGTGGTTGATTGAAGATCAGGACTCAACTGACACCCAATTTCATACACTGTATGCTCTCTCACTTGCAAAGTCAGCAATTGAATCCTTCACATTGGAAAGTGTTTCTGTGAACCCTGATGATCAAAGGGAACATGAGGCAAATGTTTCTGATTTAAGTAGAAATTCATTCTTACAAAGTCCTGTAAGAGAAAGGTTACagatatttttattatcatcAGACCTATTTGATCCAGAAGAGGTACTTGACTTGATTGAAGGATCAGAACTGTGGCTTGAAAAG GCCATTCTATACAGAAAATTAGGGCAAGAGACATTGGTGCTACAAATTTTGGCCCT GAAGCTGGAGGACTGTGAAGCTGCGGAACAATATTGTGCAGAAATTGGCAGACCTGATGCATATATGCA GTTACTCGACATGTATTTGGATCCACAAAATGGCAAGGAGCCTATGTTCAAGGCGGCTGTTCGTCTTCTGCATAACCATGGAGAATCATTGGATCCCTTGCAAGTATTAGAG ACACTGTCTCCAGAAATGCCCCTCCAACTTGCATCAGATACCATATTGCGGATGTTGAGGGCCCGGCTCCATCATCATTTGCAAGCAAAA
- the LOC126680039 gene encoding vacuolar sorting protein 3 isoform X2, with amino-acid sequence MAKPIPPHRTLLQPHSTFDLSSYSPTSSIQSLSLSHSQTLIYLATSSGSLFLLSTNPISFLRSVSVTDSSPIESILLLSDIGKVLLLCDGSLFLVDSLLSHPVKKLTFLKGVSAISKRIRTGEADCTDLVLPANLESSTPSQRLFNKLGGGLKANGVKSNHTVQGNNVFALVIGRKLILVELVFTDNRVGETDKEVDSLNGSLLILKEIQCIDGVKTVVWLNDSIIVGTVKGYSLYSCVTGQSGVIFTLPDVSSSPPQLKFLWKEKKVLMLVDVVGIVVDEHGQPVGGSLVFRGCPDSIGELSSCVVLVRDGKMEVYSKRSGRCIQTFTFGSEGVGPCIVANEEGGNGGLLVVATPTKVICYSKVPPEEQIKGLLRKKNFKEAISLVEELESEGEMSNEMLSFVHAQVGFLLLFDLHFEEAVNHFLQSETMQPSEVFSFIMRDPNRWSLLVPRNRYWGLHPPPAPLEEVVDDGLMAIQRAIFLRKAGVDAAVDDDFILNPPNRSELLESAIKNIIRYLEICREKELALSVREGVDTLLMYLYRALDRVDDMERLASSVNNCIVEELETLLDDSGNLRTLAFLYASKGMSSKALAIWRILARNYSSGLWEDPVLESDLHEGSKKIPSGKEIAAIEASKILEELSDQDLVLQHLGWIADINPVLAVDVLTSKKRVNQLSPDEVIAAIDPKKVEILQSYLQWLIEDQDSTDTQFHTLYALSLAKSAIESFTLESVSVNPDDQREHEANVSDLSRNSFLQSPVRERLQIFLLSSDLFDPEEVLDLIEGSELWLEKAILYRKLGQETLVLQILALKLEDCEAAEQYCAEIGRPDAYMQLLDMYLDPQNGKEPMFKAAVRLLHNHGESLDPLQVLEIVHNLSRAIDVDARLARLEERSRNVQINDESLCDSCHARLGTKLFAMYPDDTVVCYKCFRRLGESTSVKGRNFKRDILFKPGWLVTQ; translated from the exons ATGGCGAAACCAATCCCTCCCCATCGAACCCTTCTCCAACCTCACTCTACCTTCGACCTCTCTTCTTACTCTCCCACTTCCTCAATCCAATCTCTCTCACTCTCCCATTCCCAAACCCTAATCTACCTCGCAACTTCCTCCGGATCCCTCTTCTTACTCTCCACTAACCCTATTTCCTTTCTCCGAAGTGTTTCTGTTACCGATTCTTCTCCAATTGAATCTATTCTCCTGCTTTCCGATATCGGAAAAGTTTTACTTCTCTGCGACGGTTCCTTGTTTTTAGTCGACTCTCTATTATCCCACCCTGTTAAGAAATTGACCTTTCTTAAGGGCGTTTCCGCCATTTCCAAGAGAATTCGAACCGGTGAAGCGGATTGTACGGATTTAGTTTTGCCTGCTAATTTGGAGTCCTCCACTCCCAGTCAGcgcctttttaacaaattaggAGGTGGGCTTAAAGCTAATGGTGTTAAATCGAACCACACAGTGCAAGGTAACAATGTTTTTGCTCTTGTTATTGGTAGGAAGTTGATCCTGGTAGAGCTTGTTTTTACGGATAATCGAGTTGGCGAGACTGATAAAGAGGTTGATAGTTTAAATGGGTCCTTGCTGATTTTGAAAGAGATTCAGTGTATTGATGGGGTTAAGACAGTTGTGTGGCTTAATGACTCTATTATTGTGGGTACTGTTAAAGGTTATAGTTTGTATTCTTGTGTTACTGGACAAAGTGGGGTTATATTTACGTTGCCAGATGTGTCTAGTAGTCCGCCGCAGCTTAAGTTTTTGTGGAAGGAGAAGAAGGTGCTTATGTTGGTCGACGTTGTCGGAATTGTTGTTGATGAGCATGGACAGCCAGTTGGAGGGAGCTTAGTTTTTCGCGGATGTCCTGATTCTATTGGAGAATTATCATCTTGTGTTGTGCTTGTGAGAGATGGGAAGATGGAGGTATATAGTAAGAGATCAGGGCGTTGTATTCAGACTTTTACTTTTGGTTCTGAAGGCGTTGGACCGTGTATTGTTGCGAATGAGGAAGGTGGAAACGGAGGACTTCTTGTTGTTGCAACGCCCACCAAG GTTATCTGCTACTCCAAAGTGCCACCTGAAGAACAAATCAAAGGTCTATTGAGGAAAAAGAACTTTAAGGAAGCCATCTCCTTGGTGGAGGAGCTGGAATCTGAAGGTGAAATGTCTAATGAAATGCTGTCCTTTGTTCATGCTCAAGTGGGTTTCCTCTTGCTTTTTGACTTGCATTTTGAGGAAGCAGTGAATCACTTTTTGCAGTCAGAGACTATGCAGCCTTCAGAagtattttcatttataatgcGAGATCCGAACCGGTGGTCGCTGCTG GTACCTAGGAACCGATATTGGGGCTTGCATCCTCCCCCTGCTCCTCTTGAAGAAGTTGTTGATGATGGATTGATGGCCATCCAAAGAGCTATTTTCCTCAGGAAAGCAGGTGTTGATGCGGCAGTAGatgatgattttatattgaATCCACCAAATAGATCTGAGTTACTTGAATCAGCAATCAAAAACATCATAAG GTATTTAGAAATTTGTCGTGAGAAAGAGTTGGCTTTGTCGGTGCGAGAGGGAGTTGACACACTTTTAATGTATCTCTATAGAGCCTTAGACAGGGTAGATGATATGGAGAGGCTTGCATCTTCAGTAAACAATTGTATTGTG GAGGAGTTAGAAACTCTATTAGATGACTCTGGGAATTTGCGGACGCTTGCCTTCTTATATGCAAGTAAAGGAATGAGTTCAAAGGCTCTTGCCATATGGCGGATTCTAGCAAGAAACTATTCTTCTGGTCTATGGGAAGATCCTGTCCTGGAATCTGACTTGCATGAGGGCAGTAAAAAAATTCCATCTGGTAAAGAGATTGCTGCAATTGAGGCATCTAAAATTCTGGAGGAATTGTCTGATCAGGATTTGGTTTTGCAGCATCTTGGATGG ATTGCAGATATTAATCCAGTACTTGCAGTTGATGTTTTGACTTCAAAGAAACGAGTAAATCAACTTTCACCAG ACGAAGTGATTGCTGCCATCGATCCAAAAAAGGTTGAAATCTTACAAAG TTATCTCCAGTGGTTGATTGAAGATCAGGACTCAACTGACACCCAATTTCATACACTGTATGCTCTCTCACTTGCAAAGTCAGCAATTGAATCCTTCACATTGGAAAGTGTTTCTGTGAACCCTGATGATCAAAGGGAACATGAGGCAAATGTTTCTGATTTAAGTAGAAATTCATTCTTACAAAGTCCTGTAAGAGAAAGGTTACagatatttttattatcatcAGACCTATTTGATCCAGAAGAGGTACTTGACTTGATTGAAGGATCAGAACTGTGGCTTGAAAAG GCCATTCTATACAGAAAATTAGGGCAAGAGACATTGGTGCTACAAATTTTGGCCCT GAAGCTGGAGGACTGTGAAGCTGCGGAACAATATTGTGCAGAAATTGGCAGACCTGATGCATATATGCA GTTACTCGACATGTATTTGGATCCACAAAATGGCAAGGAGCCTATGTTCAAGGCGGCTGTTCGTCTTCTGCATAACCATGGAGAATCATTGGATCCCTTGCAAGTATTAGAG